A region from the Mucilaginibacter sp. CSA2-8R genome encodes:
- a CDS encoding sialate O-acetylesterase: MKLKTGLLALLSLAAMTASAQVKLASIFTSNAVLQQQSQAPIWGWDKPGTNITITTSWNGKIYKTTADQAGKWKAKLATPVAGGPYVVTINDGKLVKLDNILIGEVWICGGQSNMEMPMKGFKGQPLMGSNEAILKSKNNRIRLYTVPRSSTTELQETSKPSDWHAASPEFVSNFSATGYYFGRLLNEMLDVPIGLINVSYSGSFAEAWLDPETLKEFPEIKIPAKNDTIKQVSRTPTTLYNGMLHPIAGYGIKGAIFYQGESNYDNPDRYEKLFPALVGRWRNLWQQGDFPFYYAQIAPYEYAQLPPYYKGGKYNSAYLRDAQRKSQKTIPNSAMAVLMDIGEQASIHPAHKEPGGTRLAYLALGKTYDMKGFGFASPEYESITVKDTAAVLKFVNAANGITAYNKPLTQFEIAGDDQKFYPAKAVINGSSVTVSAPQVKKPAAVRYAFRDFVVGELYGTDGLPVSSFRTDNW, translated from the coding sequence ATGAAATTAAAAACAGGTCTTTTAGCGCTGCTTTCGTTGGCTGCTATGACAGCTTCGGCCCAGGTAAAGCTGGCCTCCATATTTACCAGCAACGCTGTTTTACAGCAGCAATCACAAGCCCCCATCTGGGGTTGGGATAAACCGGGCACCAACATCACAATTACCACCTCCTGGAATGGCAAGATTTACAAGACCACGGCTGACCAGGCGGGTAAATGGAAAGCTAAATTAGCCACGCCGGTAGCCGGTGGCCCGTATGTAGTTACTATTAATGATGGCAAACTTGTAAAGCTTGACAACATCCTGATTGGTGAAGTCTGGATTTGCGGCGGGCAATCAAACATGGAAATGCCTATGAAAGGTTTTAAAGGGCAACCACTGATGGGCTCGAACGAAGCTATTTTAAAATCAAAAAACAACCGAATTAGGTTGTACACCGTACCCCGCTCATCAACAACAGAGTTGCAGGAAACTAGCAAGCCGTCGGACTGGCATGCGGCAAGCCCAGAGTTTGTGAGCAATTTTAGTGCGACGGGATATTACTTTGGTCGCTTGCTGAACGAAATGCTGGACGTGCCCATAGGCCTTATTAATGTAAGCTACAGTGGCTCGTTTGCTGAGGCATGGCTCGACCCGGAAACATTGAAAGAATTTCCGGAGATTAAAATTCCGGCTAAAAATGACACCATTAAACAGGTGAGCCGTACCCCTACCACGCTTTACAATGGTATGTTGCACCCTATTGCTGGTTATGGCATTAAAGGGGCTATTTTTTATCAAGGCGAATCTAACTACGACAATCCCGACCGTTATGAAAAGCTATTCCCGGCCTTGGTGGGCCGTTGGCGCAATTTATGGCAGCAGGGGGACTTTCCGTTTTATTATGCGCAGATAGCACCTTACGAATATGCACAACTGCCACCATATTACAAAGGCGGCAAATATAATTCGGCTTATTTGCGCGATGCACAACGCAAATCTCAAAAAACAATACCTAACAGTGCCATGGCAGTGCTGATGGATATTGGCGAGCAAGCCAGCATACACCCTGCCCATAAAGAACCGGGCGGAACACGGCTAGCCTATTTGGCTTTAGGAAAAACCTATGACATGAAAGGTTTTGGCTTTGCCAGCCCGGAATATGAGTCGATAACGGTTAAAGATACCGCTGCCGTACTAAAATTTGTCAATGCCGCTAATGGTATAACTGCCTACAATAAACCCTTAACGCAGTTTGAGATTGCCGGCGACGACCAGAAATTTTACCCGGCCAAGGCGGTAATTAACGGCAGTTCTGTAACCGTTTCTGCTCCGCAAGTAAAAAAGCCGGCAGCGGTGCGATACGCCTTCCGCGACTTTGTTGTAGGTGAATTGTATGGAACGGACGGGCTGCCGGTATCCTCCTTCAGAACCGATAACTGGTAA
- a CDS encoding AraC family transcriptional regulator yields the protein MKPIYRKLSGESESSFSIRHDVKPNFGNIWHYHPELELHYNIKGEGVRFIGDNIGNFSSGELILLGQNLPHAWRCREEYYQQNSGLNIEAIVFQFLPTCLGKDILQLPEAFLINKLYERAKSGMIFYGQTKDKVIELMKGGVNAGSLDRLIVMLSILKTMAESNEYKPIVNNLNAFQQPSEMDDARLSHIYTYTLSNYKRDITLKEISALSNLSVTSFCRYFKLMTNKTYYDFLIEIRISHACRFLVENKLITEVICFECGFHNVSNFYRHFKKVKGVTPAEYKRRYLKN from the coding sequence ATGAAGCCCATTTATCGTAAATTATCTGGAGAGTCTGAGTCCTCTTTTAGCATCAGGCATGATGTTAAGCCCAATTTTGGCAATATCTGGCATTATCATCCTGAACTTGAGCTGCATTATAACATTAAAGGCGAAGGCGTACGTTTTATCGGCGATAATATAGGTAACTTTTCATCTGGCGAGTTGATATTACTTGGCCAAAACCTGCCGCACGCCTGGCGATGCCGCGAGGAGTACTATCAGCAAAATAGCGGTTTAAATATTGAAGCTATAGTTTTCCAATTTTTGCCTACCTGCCTGGGTAAAGATATTTTGCAACTACCGGAGGCGTTTTTGATTAACAAGCTTTACGAGCGTGCCAAAAGCGGAATGATATTTTATGGCCAGACAAAAGATAAAGTAATCGAACTGATGAAGGGAGGCGTCAATGCCGGAAGCTTAGACCGCTTGATTGTTATGCTGTCGATACTCAAAACCATGGCCGAAAGCAATGAATATAAGCCCATCGTCAACAACCTCAACGCTTTCCAGCAACCGAGCGAAATGGACGACGCCCGGTTGAGCCATATTTACACTTACACGCTGTCGAACTACAAACGCGATATTACCTTAAAAGAGATATCCGCTTTGAGCAATTTAAGCGTGACCTCGTTTTGCCGCTATTTTAAACTGATGACTAATAAAACGTATTACGATTTTTTGATCGAGATACGCATTAGTCACGCCTGCCGCTTTTTGGTAGAAAACAAACTGATCACCGAGGTTATTTGCTTTGAGTGTGGCTTTCATAACGTATCCAACTTTTACCGTCACTTTAAGAAAGTAAAGGGTGTAACCCCGGCCGAGTACAAACGCAGATATTTGAAAAATTAA
- a CDS encoding iron-containing alcohol dehydrogenase has translation MQNLKIHFPGKLIFGSGVLSGLSQEISQLNCKEVLLVTIEPLLPQLETLIYQLKEKGLGVTVDTSIVQEPSFSDFEKLINKYKITEPDVVVGIGGGSVLDIAKLIAAQVDNTQTLQEIVGNGLLKQRNKKLICLPATAGTGSEVSPNAILVDDTDNQKKGIISPYLVPDIVYVDPLLTASVPASITAATGLDALTHCLEAYTNKFAQPFIDIYAYEGMRLIAANLVQAVQQGNDTQARTHVAMGSLLGGFCLGPVNTAAVHALSYPLGSMFHLAHGLSNALLLPYVMAFNIPAATKRYADVAVALGCAREGDDSATAFAGVEKIKSLIKDCGVPDKLSKLGIPPEAIPQMAEDALKITRLLNNNPREVTLSDAIAIYEEAY, from the coding sequence ATGCAGAATTTAAAAATACATTTTCCGGGTAAGCTTATTTTCGGCAGCGGTGTACTTTCCGGTTTAAGCCAAGAAATATCTCAGCTTAATTGTAAAGAGGTGCTGCTGGTTACTATTGAACCATTACTGCCTCAACTGGAAACACTCATCTATCAGCTTAAAGAAAAAGGTTTGGGTGTTACTGTTGATACCAGCATTGTACAAGAACCAAGCTTTTCTGATTTTGAAAAGCTTATCAACAAATACAAAATAACTGAACCCGATGTAGTAGTGGGTATTGGCGGCGGCAGTGTGCTGGATATTGCCAAACTGATAGCTGCGCAGGTGGATAATACACAAACCTTACAGGAAATTGTAGGCAATGGTTTATTGAAGCAACGTAACAAAAAATTAATTTGTTTGCCAGCCACCGCAGGTACCGGCAGTGAGGTATCGCCCAACGCTATTTTAGTTGATGATACCGATAATCAAAAGAAAGGTATTATTAGTCCGTACCTGGTACCCGATATTGTTTATGTCGATCCGTTATTGACTGCAAGTGTACCTGCCAGTATTACAGCCGCTACCGGGCTCGATGCTTTAACACATTGCCTGGAAGCTTACACTAATAAATTTGCTCAACCTTTTATTGATATATATGCTTACGAGGGTATGCGGCTTATTGCCGCTAACCTGGTACAGGCGGTACAACAGGGCAATGATACCCAGGCACGGACGCACGTAGCTATGGGTAGCCTGTTAGGCGGCTTTTGCTTGGGGCCGGTTAACACGGCCGCTGTGCATGCGCTGTCTTATCCCTTAGGCAGCATGTTTCATTTAGCGCATGGCTTGTCGAACGCCTTGCTTTTACCTTACGTGATGGCATTTAACATTCCGGCTGCAACTAAACGCTACGCTGATGTGGCCGTAGCTTTGGGCTGTGCCCGCGAAGGCGATGATTCGGCCACGGCGTTCGCTGGCGTAGAAAAAATTAAATCGCTGATTAAAGATTGCGGGGTGCCCGATAAGCTGAGTAAGTTAGGTATACCGCCAGAAGCTATCCCGCAAATGGCCGAAGATGCTTTGAAAATTACTCGCTTATTGAATAACAACCCACGGGAAGTAACTTTAAGCGACGCTATAGCTATTTACGAAGAAGCTTATTAA
- a CDS encoding dihydrodipicolinate synthase family protein — MKNPNKFKGNVIPVVTPLTDRYTLDAEALDRIFTNVYENKASPFILGTTGESASFPAELKNEYIETAGRLKPNGGVLYMGISSNSIDESVEMAKRSFDAGADAVAATLPTYYCLTTDEMRRYFIELADRVQNPLIVYNIPATTHMSIPLDLIDELSHHDYIMGTKDSERSTERLAQSLKLWASRPDFSHFIGWAAQSAYGLLNGSDGLIPSTGNVAPEIYCKLSEAVANNDSEAAYYYQHQSDVLGNLYQSGRSLGQSLAALKALMQEVGLCQPYMMSPLQKLSDYETSQLITAFYELLDKEGIKLSKLNHV; from the coding sequence ATGAAAAACCCTAATAAATTTAAAGGAAATGTTATACCGGTGGTTACTCCGCTAACCGACCGTTATACTTTAGATGCAGAGGCGCTTGATAGGATATTTACCAACGTGTATGAAAATAAAGCATCGCCTTTTATTTTAGGTACAACGGGTGAGTCCGCGTCGTTTCCGGCAGAATTAAAAAACGAGTACATCGAAACTGCAGGCAGGCTTAAGCCTAATGGTGGAGTGCTGTACATGGGCATCTCAAGCAATAGTATTGATGAGTCGGTAGAGATGGCCAAGCGTAGTTTTGATGCCGGCGCAGATGCTGTAGCGGCTACGCTGCCAACCTACTACTGCTTAACCACGGATGAAATGAGGCGGTATTTTATAGAGTTGGCCGATCGGGTACAAAACCCATTGATTGTTTACAACATACCCGCAACTACGCATATGTCTATCCCGCTTGATTTGATCGACGAATTGAGCCATCATGATTATATTATGGGTACTAAAGATTCTGAACGCAGTACAGAACGCTTAGCACAATCGTTAAAGTTGTGGGCATCACGGCCCGATTTCAGTCATTTTATTGGCTGGGCGGCACAATCGGCCTATGGCTTGTTAAACGGCAGCGATGGTTTAATACCAAGCACTGGTAATGTGGCTCCCGAAATATACTGTAAGTTATCCGAAGCCGTAGCCAACAACGACTCTGAAGCAGCTTATTACTATCAGCATCAGTCGGATGTTTTGGGTAACTTATATCAGTCGGGCCGCTCATTAGGGCAGTCTTTAGCTGCGTTAAAAGCATTGATGCAGGAAGTAGGCTTGTGTCAGCCGTACATGATGTCGCCGCTGCAAAAGCTATCAGACTATGAAACGTCTCAACTGATTACGGCATTTTACGAATTGTTAGACAAAGAAGGTATTAAACTTAGCAAACTAAACCATGTTTGA
- the pdxA gene encoding 4-hydroxythreonine-4-phosphate dehydrogenase PdxA produces MFDKPIIGITMGDPASIGPEIAIKALLDREIYDICKPFIVGDVSVFNHIISKLGLVATVNKIQDVKEARFEYGNVDVFDLHNVELDKLEFGVVSAMAGNAAFESVVKVIELAMVGQIEATVTGPLNKKSMNEAGHHFAGHTEIYAQYTGTKKYAMLLVEDSMKVIHVSTHVSLRQACDLVKTDRIIEVVELLHNGLISLGETNLKIGIAGLNPHAGDSGLFGTEDDEEILPAVQAALALGYDVEGPVPADTMFSKAATGYYGGVVAMYHDQGHIPFKLSGFKWNPEKKQMDSVKGVNITMGLPIIRTSVDHGTAFEIAGKGIASEDAMVLAIKSAVQLAKNKVTA; encoded by the coding sequence ATGTTTGATAAACCCATTATAGGCATCACTATGGGCGATCCGGCAAGTATCGGCCCTGAAATTGCCATCAAAGCACTGTTAGACAGAGAGATTTATGACATCTGCAAGCCATTTATTGTAGGCGATGTTAGTGTATTCAATCATATCATCAGTAAGCTGGGCTTAGTGGCTACTGTCAATAAAATCCAGGATGTGAAAGAAGCCCGGTTTGAGTACGGTAATGTGGATGTTTTTGACCTTCATAACGTTGAGCTGGACAAACTGGAATTCGGTGTAGTATCGGCTATGGCAGGTAATGCAGCATTCGAGTCGGTAGTTAAGGTGATTGAACTGGCCATGGTAGGGCAAATCGAGGCTACCGTAACTGGTCCGCTCAATAAAAAATCGATGAACGAGGCCGGGCACCATTTTGCGGGGCATACCGAAATTTATGCGCAATACACCGGTACAAAAAAATATGCTATGCTGCTGGTTGAAGATAGCATGAAAGTCATACACGTTTCTACACACGTATCCTTACGCCAGGCCTGTGATCTGGTGAAGACAGACCGGATCATTGAGGTGGTGGAACTGTTGCACAACGGCTTAATCAGCCTGGGCGAAACAAATCTTAAAATCGGAATTGCAGGTTTAAATCCTCATGCTGGCGACTCGGGATTGTTCGGCACCGAGGATGATGAGGAAATTTTACCTGCAGTGCAAGCGGCTTTAGCCTTAGGATATGATGTGGAAGGGCCAGTACCTGCAGATACCATGTTCTCTAAGGCAGCCACCGGTTATTACGGTGGCGTGGTAGCCATGTACCACGACCAGGGTCATATTCCGTTTAAATTATCTGGCTTTAAATGGAACCCCGAGAAAAAGCAGATGGACAGTGTTAAAGGTGTTAACATCACCATGGGACTGCCTATCATTCGCACATCGGTTGACCACGGAACCGCGTTTGAGATTGCCGGTAAAGGTATAGCGAGCGAGGATGCAATGGTGCTGGCTATTAAATCGGCCGTGCAACTCGCCAAAAATAAGGTAACTGCCTAA
- a CDS encoding four-carbon acid sugar kinase family protein — MIAVIADDLTGAAEIGGIGLQYGLNVEISRQVKHNTTADLLIINTDSRSKCLQEAVRAVTEACQDIKRLNPKFIFKKIDSVMRGHVLAEIEAELQVLGWDSALVASANPHLGRMLIDDVYLVNGVPVHQTSFAIDPEFPVLCADAAGMLKDETGVVTVCKPDCNFPVSGITVGEVSGADDLDLWAQHCGREILPAGSGGFFSALLKSKLKKATYSSAENGLFHEPVLYVSGTTFAQNARLVSNLKDGAGPVAYMPASLQQNKENIKVLADWCSEVVALLNNQGKAVMAIEQRDNSGFKPDAAVLRQTIAAAVKRVMEAVEVKELIIEGGSTAAAILNDLNIDTLYPVHEFGPGLIRCSTMIAANLHVTLKPGSYPWSEKTWIF; from the coding sequence ATGATTGCCGTTATTGCCGACGATTTAACGGGCGCTGCCGAAATTGGCGGCATAGGATTACAGTACGGTCTGAATGTGGAAATAAGCCGGCAGGTAAAGCACAATACGACGGCTGACCTGTTAATCATCAACACGGACTCGAGGTCGAAATGTCTGCAAGAGGCTGTTAGAGCAGTAACCGAAGCATGTCAAGATATCAAGCGGTTAAATCCAAAGTTTATTTTTAAAAAGATAGACTCGGTAATGCGTGGCCATGTTTTGGCGGAGATTGAAGCAGAACTGCAAGTATTGGGCTGGGACAGTGCGCTCGTAGCATCTGCAAACCCGCATTTAGGCAGAATGCTAATTGATGATGTGTATTTGGTGAACGGCGTACCAGTACATCAGACATCATTTGCCATCGACCCGGAATTTCCGGTACTTTGTGCTGATGCAGCCGGAATGTTAAAAGATGAAACAGGAGTGGTTACGGTTTGTAAACCTGATTGTAATTTTCCGGTTTCGGGGATTACCGTTGGTGAAGTAAGTGGCGCTGATGATTTAGATTTATGGGCTCAGCACTGTGGCCGGGAAATTTTACCGGCTGGCAGCGGTGGTTTTTTTTCAGCGCTGTTAAAGTCAAAGCTTAAAAAGGCAACATATTCGTCGGCAGAAAACGGCCTCTTCCATGAGCCAGTTTTGTACGTCAGCGGTACCACATTTGCGCAGAACGCCAGGCTGGTCAGTAATCTAAAAGATGGTGCCGGTCCGGTTGCTTATATGCCTGCTAGCCTGCAACAAAACAAAGAAAATATTAAAGTTCTGGCCGACTGGTGTAGTGAGGTAGTAGCTTTGCTTAACAATCAAGGTAAGGCGGTAATGGCCATTGAGCAAAGAGACAATTCCGGTTTTAAACCCGATGCTGCCGTATTGCGTCAAACCATCGCTGCGGCGGTTAAAAGAGTAATGGAAGCGGTTGAAGTAAAAGAACTTATTATTGAGGGAGGTTCTACCGCTGCCGCTATTCTAAATGATTTGAATATAGATACGCTTTACCCGGTACACGAGTTTGGTCCCGGATTAATTAGATGCAGTACTATGATTGCTGCAAATTTACACGTTACTTTAAAGCCCGGCAGTTATCCATGGAGTGAGAAGACCTGGATATTTTAA
- a CDS encoding sodium:solute symporter: protein MIKPELGIIDYLIIIAVLLTTLFLGLRYAKNQSTTQSYFAARGRVPAWAIGMSLLATLISSVTFLGYPGEGFSSNWILLVQGLMVPVVLMGTIWFIVPLFRKVIGLSTYEYFEKRFGLFARYYSSIAFVLRQFSGMGTVFFLLAVALNSMTGGNMYFIIVLVGAIIIAVNLLGGMEAVIWLDVFQGFMLFASGILCLVVLIFSIKGGVPEILKVASANGRAGFGPYDIDFKRLTFIVMAINGMFYAIQKYGTDQTVVQRYLTAKTDKAAIRASLLGISLTVPVWMLFMFIGTCLFVYYQQNALPAGLNPNAIFPHFIMTELPTGVIGFILSAMVSAAICSLSADLNSLAAVGIEDYYKKLFPGKSDKSYLDASKWMIFVSGAIAITIGGIYINIGNEGILGIIFTLYAIFSGGIVGIFLLGLFSARANRQGINIAIVVCICFTAYAFLTSTPIGTGTNKTVLLDLGKFNFTHNKLMLGVYSHLVVIFVGYIASLFFPKPVLDRNLLYSGWREGRREEREQDKQLANS from the coding sequence ATGATTAAACCTGAGTTAGGTATTATAGACTACCTCATTATCATCGCTGTATTGCTTACAACGCTGTTTTTGGGTTTACGATATGCCAAAAACCAAAGTACTACCCAATCGTACTTTGCGGCCAGGGGGCGTGTGCCGGCATGGGCTATCGGTATGTCATTACTGGCTACACTCATCAGCAGTGTTACCTTTTTGGGTTATCCCGGCGAAGGATTTTCATCTAACTGGATTTTATTAGTGCAGGGATTGATGGTGCCCGTAGTTCTGATGGGAACTATCTGGTTTATCGTGCCACTATTCAGGAAGGTAATTGGTTTAAGTACTTACGAATATTTTGAAAAGCGTTTTGGGCTCTTTGCCAGATATTACAGCTCCATTGCATTCGTGTTGCGGCAGTTCTCGGGCATGGGCACTGTTTTCTTTCTGTTGGCGGTGGCACTCAATAGCATGACAGGCGGTAATATGTATTTTATCATTGTACTGGTAGGTGCCATCATTATTGCGGTGAATTTATTGGGTGGCATGGAAGCCGTTATATGGCTCGATGTTTTTCAGGGCTTTATGCTTTTTGCCAGCGGTATATTGTGTTTGGTGGTCTTAATATTTTCTATAAAAGGTGGTGTACCCGAGATTTTAAAAGTAGCTTCAGCAAATGGCCGTGCCGGTTTTGGCCCATACGATATCGATTTTAAACGGCTCACCTTTATTGTGATGGCTATTAACGGTATGTTTTATGCCATCCAAAAATACGGTACCGACCAAACCGTAGTACAGCGTTATTTAACGGCTAAAACAGACAAGGCAGCTATCAGGGCTTCGTTGTTGGGTATATCACTTACCGTGCCGGTTTGGATGTTGTTTATGTTTATTGGTACCTGTCTGTTTGTTTATTATCAACAAAACGCTTTGCCGGCCGGATTAAACCCAAATGCAATTTTCCCGCATTTTATCATGACCGAACTTCCCACCGGCGTAATCGGCTTTATTTTATCGGCCATGGTTTCGGCGGCGATTTGCAGTTTAAGCGCAGATTTAAACTCGCTTGCAGCAGTTGGTATCGAAGATTATTATAAAAAACTTTTCCCCGGTAAGTCAGACAAAAGCTATCTGGATGCCAGTAAGTGGATGATCTTTGTTTCAGGTGCCATTGCCATCACTATTGGTGGCATTTATATTAATATCGGTAACGAAGGTATTTTGGGCATCATATTTACGCTATACGCGATATTTTCCGGCGGCATTGTAGGTATATTCCTGTTAGGATTGTTCAGCGCGAGGGCTAACCGCCAGGGCATCAATATTGCTATCGTAGTTTGTATCTGCTTTACGGCTTATGCATTTTTGACATCAACACCGATTGGTACGGGCACCAACAAAACCGTTTTGCTCGACTTGGGAAAGTTCAATTTTACACACAACAAACTTATGTTAGGTGTTTACAGCCACCTGGTGGTTATCTTTGTAGGTTACATAGCGAGTCTGTTTTTCCCGAAACCGGTGTTAGATCGTAACTTACTTTACAGCGGCTGGCGAGAAGGCAGACGCGAGGAGCGAGAGCAGGATAAGCAACTGGCCAATTCGTAA
- a CDS encoding endonuclease/exonuclease/phosphatase family protein — protein sequence MPLLVYHITFYLSLFIILSTAIPLIRNDYWVFRVFEYPRLQKLILNALLLAVMLIFYFPANFKDTALAAALTLNLIYLCVKIYPFTPLAPKQLVKSINTNSTRNNIKLLVANVFQDNQNSAAYHQLIKDCSPDLVLMVETNRWWEAQMRNIEAAYPYQIKEPLENTYGMMLYSRLQLADGAVQYLVENDIPSIEVNVSLLSGQQVKLYCLHPKPPVPQESPTSTERDREILLVGQKAKNSPIPVIVAGDLNDVAWSYTTELFSKTSGLLDPRKGRGFFNSFNAKYFFLRFPLDHIFCSSDFSLKSICTLNNCGSDHFPICVELQFDPRAELINEEPEATQEDMELAEEKIQKEA from the coding sequence TTGCCGTTGTTAGTCTATCATATTACCTTCTACCTAAGCTTATTTATTATCTTATCTACCGCCATCCCTCTCATTCGTAATGATTATTGGGTTTTCAGGGTATTTGAATATCCGCGCCTGCAAAAGCTTATTTTGAACGCATTACTGTTAGCAGTGATGCTTATTTTTTATTTTCCTGCTAATTTCAAAGATACCGCACTCGCAGCCGCACTCACATTAAACTTAATTTACTTGTGCGTAAAAATATACCCTTTTACGCCATTAGCACCTAAGCAACTGGTAAAAAGTATAAATACAAACAGTACCCGGAATAATATTAAACTTCTGGTGGCCAACGTTTTTCAGGATAATCAAAACTCAGCCGCTTACCATCAATTAATTAAAGACTGCAGTCCGGATCTGGTGCTGATGGTTGAAACCAACCGATGGTGGGAAGCACAGATGAGAAACATTGAAGCTGCCTACCCCTATCAGATTAAAGAGCCGTTGGAGAATACTTACGGAATGATGCTTTACTCCCGCCTCCAGCTAGCCGATGGCGCTGTTCAGTATCTGGTAGAAAATGATATTCCGTCCATTGAAGTTAATGTAAGCTTGCTATCAGGGCAACAGGTAAAACTGTACTGCCTTCATCCAAAGCCGCCAGTACCTCAGGAAAGTCCGACATCAACCGAGCGCGACCGCGAAATATTACTGGTAGGCCAGAAAGCCAAAAACAGCCCTATCCCGGTTATAGTTGCCGGCGACCTGAACGACGTAGCTTGGAGTTACACTACAGAATTATTTTCAAAAACCAGCGGTTTGCTCGATCCACGAAAAGGCCGCGGCTTTTTTAATAGCTTTAATGCAAAATACTTCTTTCTGCGTTTTCCGTTAGATCATATATTCTGCTCATCCGATTTTAGTCTGAAAAGCATTTGTACTTTAAATAATTGTGGCTCTGATCACTTTCCGATTTGCGTAGAACTGCAGTTTGATCCGAGAGCCGAATTAATTAATGAAGAACCCGAAGCTACACAGGAAGATATGGAGTTAGCAGAGGAAAAAATACAAAAAGAAGCTTGA
- a CDS encoding polysaccharide deacetylase family protein, translating into MFKLFANFKTGCNAVVLMYHRVTNLVVDPWQLAVSPERFEGQLKVLSKKYRVIALDELLYQRKHGKIKNKTVALTFDDGYLDNYVYAKPLLENYNCPATFFIPPYYLDTQRAFWWDELLTLILFSVELPEYIKVDTGKKIFNRRVKARTINTDAENLRLWIWNQPYPTERCEIYMALWAFLQPLLINEITSCLDQLTASIDHPATMSSSDKAMSAAQLKHLTDNPLFKAGIHTMSHPALAYHGRANQQKELLNCKTALEQQLKQIVNIAAYPYGNFNDDTLQVMKENHLSAGFTTHAQKVNRTSKVFELGRFQVTNQNQSDFERQLRQWFK; encoded by the coding sequence ATGTTTAAATTATTCGCAAACTTTAAAACTGGATGTAATGCGGTAGTACTGATGTACCACCGCGTTACTAATTTAGTTGTCGATCCATGGCAATTAGCCGTTAGTCCTGAAAGGTTTGAGGGGCAGCTAAAAGTCCTGAGCAAAAAATACCGGGTAATTGCTTTAGACGAATTACTTTATCAGCGAAAGCACGGTAAAATCAAAAACAAAACGGTTGCGCTCACCTTTGATGATGGATACCTTGACAATTATGTATATGCTAAACCACTGCTGGAAAACTATAACTGCCCGGCAACTTTTTTTATCCCGCCCTATTACCTCGATACACAACGAGCATTTTGGTGGGATGAACTGTTGACGCTGATTCTTTTCTCTGTCGAACTACCAGAATACATTAAAGTGGATACCGGTAAAAAGATATTTAATCGACGGGTTAAAGCAAGAACAATTAACACTGACGCAGAGAATCTTAGACTTTGGATCTGGAACCAACCTTATCCTACTGAACGTTGCGAAATATATATGGCGCTTTGGGCCTTTTTACAACCTTTACTGATTAATGAAATTACCAGCTGCCTTGACCAATTAACCGCATCTATAGATCACCCCGCAACGATGTCGTCAAGTGATAAAGCCATGAGTGCTGCGCAATTAAAACATCTAACTGACAATCCGCTATTTAAAGCAGGCATTCACACCATGTCGCATCCTGCTCTGGCCTATCATGGTAGAGCAAATCAGCAGAAAGAGCTGCTAAATTGCAAAACTGCATTAGAACAGCAGTTGAAACAAATCGTCAATATTGCAGCCTATCCGTACGGCAACTTTAACGATGACACTTTGCAGGTAATGAAAGAAAATCATCTATCTGCCGGCTTTACTACCCACGCCCAAAAAGTTAATCGTACCAGTAAAGTTTTCGAATTAGGCCGTTTTCAGGTAACCAATCAAAACCAGTCAGATTTCGAGCGTCAATTAAGGCAGTGGTTTAAGTAA